Proteins from a genomic interval of Candidatus Didemnitutus sp.:
- a CDS encoding cytochrome c, with product MKTISKLALAGVVLAFTAGASFAATTAENWENSCASCHGIDGKAQTKQGKKLKVRDYTDPKVQAEMKDDSMLVAITDGVKENGKERMKGYKGELSEQECKDLVTFIRQLKP from the coding sequence ATGAAGACTATCTCCAAACTCGCTCTCGCCGGCGTCGTGCTGGCTTTCACCGCCGGTGCGTCGTTCGCCGCGACCACCGCTGAAAACTGGGAGAACTCCTGCGCGTCGTGCCACGGCATCGACGGCAAAGCCCAGACCAAGCAGGGCAAGAAGCTCAAGGTCCGCGACTACACCGATCCGAAGGTGCAGGCCGAAATGAAGGACGACTCGATGCTCGTCGCCATCACCGACGGCGTGAAGGAAAACGGCAAGGAGCGCATGAAGGGCTACAAGGGCGAACTCTCCGAGCAGGAGTGCAAGGACCTCGTGACGTTCATCCGCCAGCTGAAGCCCTGA
- a CDS encoding cytochrome c — protein sequence MKTTSKIALASVVLAFAAGSSFAATAAENWENSCASCHGADGKGQTKQGKKLKVKDYTDAKVQAELKDEEMVKAILEGVKGENGKERMKGFKDEVSEQDAKDLVAYIRKFKA from the coding sequence ATGAAAACCACGTCCAAGATCGCCCTCGCCAGCGTTGTCCTGGCTTTCGCGGCCGGCAGCTCCTTCGCCGCCACCGCCGCTGAGAACTGGGAAAACTCCTGCGCCTCCTGTCACGGCGCGGATGGCAAGGGCCAGACCAAGCAAGGCAAGAAACTCAAGGTGAAGGATTACACCGACGCCAAGGTTCAGGCCGAGCTGAAGGACGAGGAAATGGTGAAAGCCATCCTCGAAGGCGTGAAAGGCGAGAACGGCAAGGAGCGCATGAAGGGCTTCAAGGACGAGGTGTCCGAGCAGGACGCCAAGGACCTCGTGGCCTACATTCGCAAGTTCAAGGCCTGA
- a CDS encoding cytochrome c3 family protein: MNEGNAGFRPARHALACLSLVASALCAFGQTAPTEKPPPVVQNSECLECHEAEFKSRKAGQPKEWVGVRPEEFAKSIHGKLACVECHSTIKEAEHEPRVPKVDCRGCHDKVATTHAFHVRLGQSNPPLDKDTSCVGCHGTHESVGVKDPTFAFAPEQQSKSCGTCHEQATKDYLASAHAFRGKRSDRPVPECLACHREPISLEKGRPDGVALKLAQTKLCESCHVEKPELAAKPAMGAKFVSSFEQSVHGAALHAGKREAASCVDCHGAHQMARAAVADAKVSHARVSDTCAKCHEKQTTEYKSSAHAIALAKGNVDSATCTSCHGEHDIKLHNDPNSPVNKSNLAQKVCADCHSSVRLTKKYGLSNDAFRTFSDSYHGLAVRGGAVEVVNCASCHGAHAIKSQKDPTSTIHRDNLARTCGECHPGANTRFALGQVHANEQDKAQAPILYWIANIYVILIVAVIGGMTIHNGLDFYRKTRRKLEMQKGTIAEPHVAHRLYLRMTTNERIQHAVLGLSFTGLVVTGFMLRYPEAWWVVGIRNLSGKAFELRSLGHRVSGLVILAVSLWHILYLAFTAHGRQLFLDILPRWRDVTDPWKVLKFNLGLSKEKPQFPRFCYIEKAEYWAMVWGMIVMTLTGFILWFDNTSMGLIGKLGFDISRSIHFYEAVLATLAIIVWHFYFVIFNPDVYPMNLAWLTGRMSEREMMDEHPLQLEEMKAAAHKANGEKPDITGTDALKPDAEPPAPPPPDSH; encoded by the coding sequence ATGAATGAGGGAAATGCAGGTTTTCGTCCGGCGCGGCATGCGCTGGCGTGTTTATCGCTCGTCGCGAGCGCGCTGTGCGCCTTCGGCCAGACCGCTCCGACGGAGAAGCCGCCGCCGGTCGTGCAGAACTCGGAGTGCCTCGAGTGCCACGAAGCGGAGTTCAAGTCGCGCAAGGCCGGCCAGCCCAAGGAGTGGGTCGGTGTGCGCCCGGAGGAATTCGCGAAGTCGATCCACGGCAAACTCGCCTGCGTCGAGTGCCACTCTACGATCAAAGAAGCCGAGCACGAGCCGCGCGTCCCGAAGGTCGATTGCCGCGGCTGCCACGACAAGGTGGCGACGACGCACGCGTTCCACGTGCGCCTCGGCCAGTCGAATCCGCCGCTGGACAAGGACACGTCCTGCGTCGGCTGCCACGGCACGCACGAGAGCGTCGGCGTGAAGGATCCGACGTTCGCCTTTGCGCCCGAGCAGCAATCCAAGTCCTGCGGCACCTGCCATGAGCAGGCCACGAAGGACTACCTCGCGTCGGCCCACGCCTTCCGCGGCAAGCGCAGCGACCGCCCCGTGCCCGAGTGCCTCGCCTGCCACCGTGAGCCCATTTCCCTCGAGAAGGGCCGCCCCGACGGCGTCGCGCTCAAGCTCGCGCAGACCAAGCTCTGCGAATCGTGCCACGTCGAGAAGCCCGAACTCGCGGCCAAGCCCGCCATGGGCGCGAAGTTCGTGTCGTCCTTCGAGCAATCCGTCCACGGCGCCGCGTTGCACGCCGGCAAGCGCGAGGCCGCGAGTTGCGTCGACTGCCACGGCGCGCACCAGATGGCGCGCGCGGCCGTCGCCGATGCGAAGGTCAGCCACGCCCGCGTGTCCGACACTTGCGCGAAATGCCACGAGAAGCAGACCACGGAATACAAGAGCAGCGCCCACGCGATCGCGCTCGCCAAGGGCAACGTCGATTCCGCCACCTGCACGAGCTGCCACGGCGAGCACGACATCAAGCTACACAACGATCCGAATTCGCCGGTCAACAAATCCAACCTCGCGCAGAAAGTCTGCGCCGACTGCCACTCCTCGGTTCGCCTGACGAAGAAATACGGCCTGTCGAACGACGCCTTCCGCACGTTCTCCGACAGTTACCACGGACTCGCCGTGCGCGGTGGCGCCGTCGAGGTCGTCAATTGTGCCAGCTGCCACGGTGCGCACGCCATCAAGTCGCAGAAGGATCCGACTTCGACGATCCACCGCGACAATCTCGCGCGCACCTGCGGCGAGTGTCACCCGGGCGCCAACACCCGCTTCGCGCTCGGCCAGGTCCACGCCAACGAGCAGGACAAGGCGCAGGCGCCCATCCTCTACTGGATCGCGAACATCTACGTGATCCTGATCGTCGCCGTCATCGGCGGCATGACGATCCACAACGGCCTCGATTTCTACCGCAAGACGCGCCGCAAACTGGAAATGCAGAAGGGCACGATCGCGGAGCCGCACGTCGCGCATCGCCTCTACCTGCGCATGACGACCAACGAGCGCATCCAGCACGCCGTGCTCGGCCTCAGCTTCACCGGCCTCGTCGTCACCGGCTTCATGCTGCGTTATCCGGAGGCGTGGTGGGTCGTCGGCATCCGCAACCTCAGCGGCAAGGCCTTCGAGTTGCGCAGCCTCGGCCACCGCGTGTCGGGCCTCGTGATCCTCGCCGTCTCGCTCTGGCACATCCTCTACCTCGCGTTCACTGCGCATGGCCGGCAGCTGTTCCTCGACATCCTGCCGCGCTGGCGCGATGTCACCGACCCGTGGAAGGTGCTCAAGTTCAACCTCGGACTCTCGAAGGAGAAACCGCAGTTCCCGCGCTTCTGCTACATCGAGAAAGCGGAGTATTGGGCGATGGTCTGGGGCATGATCGTGATGACCCTGACCGGCTTCATCCTGTGGTTCGACAACACCTCGATGGGCCTGATCGGCAAGCTCGGCTTCGACATCTCGCGCAGCATCCATTTCTACGAGGCGGTGCTCGCGACGCTGGCGATCATCGTCTGGCACTTCTACTTCGTCATCTTCAACCCAGACGTCTACCCGATGAACCTCGCCTGGCTCACCGGCCGGATGTCCGAGCGCGAGATGATGGACGAGCATCCGCTCCAGCTTGAGGAGATGAAGGCCGCCGCGCACAAAGCGAACGGCGAAAAGCCCGACATCACCGGCACCGACGCGCTCAAGCCCGACGCGGAGCCGCCCGCGCCGCCGCCTCCTGATTCTCACTAG
- a CDS encoding coproporphyrinogen III oxidase family protein, with the protein MFASGLVDSALVRLFRFRTRGFLKMQEADGAVPPVPKEGGCYLYVHVPFCEVLCPFCSFHRVQHCHELATRYFAALRTEIRRYHAAGFKFSGVYFGGGTPTVEADELLTTIALVKELFGVKEVSVETNPKDLQEPLLSKLRAGGVTRLSVGVQSFDDQLLQEMDRYAKYGNGAETAERIRNAAAMFPTFNVDLIFNQPHQSVASLERDLEIFLSLGANQVSCYPLMTSPTTLRRMQGAMGQPDRRRLRKLFHTILGKLRPAGFAPSSAWCFTRQGQGTDEYIVASENYVGVGSGAFSYLDGTLYATTFSLNAYEQRVREGLTGIVTRHQLSTGDALRYTLLTRMFGLGLDRDWARQRHGRKFFWRLWGELRTLEILGAANRTKRGWELTPDGMYWLMLMMSEFFESVNSYRDAMRAHVRTELESHGKRAIQPSGQRALACG; encoded by the coding sequence ATGTTCGCCTCCGGCCTCGTCGACTCCGCTCTCGTCCGTCTCTTCCGGTTTCGCACCCGCGGCTTCCTCAAAATGCAGGAAGCCGACGGTGCGGTGCCGCCGGTGCCGAAGGAGGGCGGCTGCTATCTCTACGTGCACGTGCCGTTCTGCGAGGTGCTGTGCCCGTTCTGCTCGTTTCACCGCGTGCAGCACTGCCACGAACTCGCGACACGCTACTTCGCGGCGCTGCGCACCGAGATCCGTCGCTACCACGCCGCCGGCTTCAAGTTCTCCGGCGTCTACTTCGGCGGCGGCACGCCCACCGTCGAGGCCGACGAACTCCTCACGACCATCGCGCTCGTGAAGGAGCTGTTCGGCGTGAAGGAAGTTTCCGTCGAGACGAACCCGAAGGACCTGCAGGAGCCGCTGCTCTCGAAACTCCGCGCCGGTGGCGTCACGCGCCTTTCGGTCGGTGTGCAGAGCTTCGACGACCAGCTGCTGCAAGAGATGGACCGCTACGCCAAATACGGCAACGGCGCCGAGACCGCCGAGCGCATCCGCAACGCCGCCGCGATGTTCCCGACGTTCAACGTCGACCTCATCTTCAACCAGCCGCACCAGAGCGTCGCGTCGCTCGAGCGCGATTTGGAAATCTTCCTCTCGCTCGGTGCCAACCAGGTCTCGTGTTACCCGCTGATGACCTCGCCCACGACGCTGCGCCGCATGCAGGGCGCGATGGGCCAGCCCGACCGCCGTCGTCTGCGAAAACTCTTCCACACCATCCTCGGCAAGTTGCGCCCCGCGGGCTTTGCGCCGTCGTCGGCGTGGTGCTTCACGCGCCAAGGGCAGGGGACCGACGAATACATCGTCGCCTCGGAGAACTACGTCGGCGTGGGCAGCGGTGCGTTCAGCTACCTCGACGGCACACTCTACGCCACGACCTTCTCGCTCAACGCCTACGAGCAACGTGTCCGCGAAGGCCTCACCGGCATCGTCACGCGCCATCAGCTTAGCACCGGCGACGCGCTGCGCTACACGCTTCTCACGCGGATGTTCGGCCTCGGGCTCGATCGCGATTGGGCGCGCCAGCGGCACGGGCGGAAGTTCTTCTGGCGGCTTTGGGGCGAGCTGCGGACGCTCGAGATCCTCGGCGCGGCCAACCGCACCAAGCGCGGCTGGGAGCTGACGCCCGACGGCATGTATTGGCTCATGCTGATGATGTCCGAGTTCTTCGAATCGGTGAACAGCTACCGCGACGCCATGCGCGCGCACGTGCGCACCGAGCTCGAATCCCACGGCAAACGCGCCATCCAGCCCAGCGGCCAGCGCGCGCTGGCGTGCGGGTGA
- a CDS encoding NapC/NirT family cytochrome c, with translation MSTETPSTGTPLKARSHYNNWISAIGAVIAVGALFSFALLTWMDLTGSNKNPYSGIFTYLVAPGFLIAGLAMILFGAWAQRRWLEKHGETMPDKWRLNFDDPVARRRLIMFGVAGVGFLLLSAFGSYQTFHYAESNQFCGQVCHEAMNPEFQTYQRGAHARVDCVQCHVGSGAAAFVKAKLNGTRQLYGYILDNYNRPIDTPVHNLRPARETCEKCHWPEKFHGNIDMAFDHYLSDKKNTAVSIRMLMHVNSGRAGSPLAGIHWHVSPDSTVEYYAADADRQDVVWMRVTNKKDGSARIYRNEEFKGEPPAGAVREMDCIDCHNRPAHVFPTANDAVERAMALGEIPTKFPNVKRVAVQAMLQKDITKDAEAPQKIADFLRNKFKDDPDLPALIAGVQKTFAATIYVDRKADWRVYPNNIGHKDWPGCFRCHDDKHKTATGESVKASDCTSCHSIIAQGKIAEMATISPTGLEFKHPGGEYDEELTCADCHNGGIQGK, from the coding sequence ATGTCCACCGAGACTCCCTCCACCGGCACGCCCCTGAAGGCGCGCTCCCACTACAACAACTGGATCAGCGCCATCGGCGCAGTCATCGCGGTCGGCGCACTCTTCTCGTTCGCGCTCCTGACCTGGATGGACCTCACGGGCTCGAACAAGAACCCGTATAGCGGCATCTTCACCTACCTCGTCGCCCCCGGCTTCCTCATCGCCGGCCTCGCGATGATCCTTTTCGGCGCCTGGGCCCAACGCCGCTGGCTCGAAAAGCACGGCGAGACGATGCCCGACAAGTGGCGCCTCAACTTCGACGACCCGGTCGCCCGCCGCCGCCTGATCATGTTCGGCGTCGCCGGCGTCGGCTTCCTGCTCCTTTCCGCCTTCGGCAGCTACCAGACTTTCCACTACGCCGAATCCAACCAATTCTGCGGCCAGGTCTGCCACGAGGCGATGAACCCCGAATTCCAGACCTACCAGCGCGGCGCGCACGCGCGCGTCGACTGCGTGCAATGCCACGTCGGCTCCGGCGCCGCCGCCTTCGTCAAAGCCAAGCTCAACGGCACCCGCCAGCTCTACGGCTACATCCTCGACAACTACAACCGCCCGATCGACACGCCCGTGCACAACCTCCGCCCGGCGCGCGAGACCTGCGAAAAGTGCCACTGGCCCGAAAAATTCCATGGCAATATCGACATGGCGTTCGACCACTACCTGTCGGACAAGAAGAACACCGCCGTCTCCATCCGCATGCTGATGCACGTGAACTCCGGTCGCGCCGGCAGCCCGCTCGCCGGCATCCACTGGCACGTCTCGCCCGACAGCACGGTCGAATACTACGCCGCCGACGCCGACCGCCAGGACGTCGTCTGGATGCGCGTGACGAACAAGAAGGACGGCAGCGCCCGCATCTACCGCAACGAGGAGTTCAAGGGCGAGCCGCCGGCCGGCGCCGTCCGCGAGATGGACTGCATCGACTGCCACAACCGCCCGGCCCACGTCTTCCCGACCGCCAACGACGCCGTCGAGCGCGCCATGGCCCTCGGCGAGATCCCGACCAAGTTCCCCAACGTCAAGCGCGTCGCCGTCCAGGCCATGCTCCAGAAGGACATCACCAAGGACGCCGAGGCCCCCCAGAAGATCGCCGATTTCCTCCGCAACAAGTTCAAGGACGATCCCGATCTCCCCGCGCTCATCGCCGGTGTGCAGAAGACTTTCGCCGCGACGATCTACGTCGACCGCAAGGCCGACTGGCGCGTCTATCCGAACAACATCGGCCACAAGGACTGGCCCGGCTGCTTCCGCTGCCACGACGACAAGCACAAGACCGCCACCGGCGAGTCCGTCAAAGCCAGCGACTGCACCTCCTGCCATTCCATCATCGCCCAGGGCAAGATCGCCGAGATGGCGACGATTTCGCCCACCGGCCTCGAGTTCAAGCACCCCGGCGGCGAATACGACGAGGAACTCACGTGCGCCGACTGCCACAACGGCGGCATCCAAGGCAAGTGA
- the ccsA gene encoding cytochrome c biogenesis protein CcsA, which translates to MKRFLPLIVLALGALYLASTLREPKDKAGFNLTDFGRVPVLVGGRIKPLDTVARTSILTIRGSQYIATPDGKSITPDAWLADVLFNPAKADTYKIFLIENHEVVDLLKLNLEDGDGKKRFSYEQLRPQLPELERQARMVDSVEEPLRTPFQKQVISVQQRVFTYMQLKLSVEAPDSPDFLSELVAFDKALPAGIEAVRAKQANQPHSEDAMKAMATMVNRFSYIEQFGNLRVVPPDTGDANVHNWRTAGSALMDSFAVGRVNPTVLGYAAIGHAWRGGDVKTFNEVVAALHDQLAKRYPDAMKKSDVESRFNSAAPFYSSMTLYVLTFLIAVFSWLKWPDTLQRSAFWLLALAFVATTAGILTRMWLESRPPVTNLYSSALFIGWATVLLCLILEKTFKNAVGSVAGGLVGFATLLIAHHLSLSGDTLEMMRAVLDSNFWLATHVVTVTIGYSATYLAGFLAIIYVFRGVFTKSLDKGTADALYRMVYGIVCFATLFSLIGTVLGGIWADQSWGRFWGWDPKENGALIIVIWNAIILHARWGGMVKARGMMAMAVFGNIVTSWSWFGTNMLGVGLHSYGFMEAAFYWLVGFVISQLLIIALAAIPQDKWKSSSSGEAAT; encoded by the coding sequence ATGAAACGCTTCCTCCCGCTCATCGTCCTCGCCCTCGGCGCGCTCTACCTCGCTTCGACCTTGCGCGAGCCCAAGGACAAGGCCGGCTTCAACCTCACCGACTTCGGCCGCGTGCCGGTCCTCGTCGGCGGCCGCATCAAGCCCCTCGACACCGTCGCGCGCACCTCGATCCTCACCATCCGCGGCAGCCAATACATCGCCACGCCCGACGGGAAATCCATCACGCCCGACGCCTGGCTCGCCGACGTGCTCTTCAATCCCGCGAAGGCCGACACCTACAAGATCTTCCTCATCGAGAACCACGAGGTCGTCGACCTCCTGAAACTCAACCTCGAGGATGGCGACGGCAAGAAGCGCTTCTCCTACGAGCAGCTCCGCCCGCAGCTCCCCGAGCTCGAGCGCCAGGCGCGCATGGTCGACAGCGTCGAGGAGCCGCTACGCACGCCCTTCCAGAAGCAGGTGATTTCCGTCCAACAACGCGTGTTCACCTACATGCAGCTGAAGCTGAGCGTGGAGGCCCCCGATTCGCCCGACTTCCTCTCGGAGCTCGTCGCCTTCGACAAGGCCCTCCCCGCCGGCATCGAGGCCGTCCGCGCCAAGCAGGCCAACCAGCCGCACAGCGAGGACGCCATGAAAGCCATGGCGACGATGGTGAACCGCTTCTCCTACATCGAGCAGTTCGGCAACCTCCGCGTCGTGCCGCCCGACACCGGCGACGCCAACGTGCACAACTGGCGCACCGCCGGCAGCGCGCTCATGGACTCGTTTGCCGTCGGCCGCGTGAATCCCACCGTTCTCGGCTACGCCGCAATCGGCCACGCCTGGCGCGGCGGTGACGTGAAGACCTTCAACGAAGTCGTCGCCGCGCTGCACGACCAGCTCGCGAAGCGCTACCCCGACGCGATGAAGAAGAGCGACGTCGAGTCGCGCTTCAACTCCGCGGCGCCGTTCTACAGCAGCATGACGCTCTACGTGCTCACGTTCCTCATCGCGGTGTTCTCCTGGCTCAAGTGGCCCGACACGCTGCAACGCTCGGCCTTCTGGCTGCTCGCCCTCGCCTTCGTCGCCACGACCGCCGGCATCCTCACACGCATGTGGCTCGAGTCGCGTCCGCCGGTCACGAACCTCTACTCGTCGGCGCTCTTCATCGGCTGGGCGACCGTGTTGCTCTGCCTCATTCTCGAGAAAACCTTCAAGAACGCCGTCGGCAGCGTCGCCGGCGGCCTGGTGGGTTTCGCCACGCTGCTCATTGCGCACCACCTCTCGCTCAGCGGCGACACGCTCGAGATGATGCGCGCGGTGCTCGACTCGAACTTCTGGCTCGCGACGCACGTCGTGACCGTGACGATCGGCTACTCCGCGACCTACCTCGCCGGTTTCCTCGCGATCATCTACGTCTTCCGCGGCGTGTTCACCAAGTCCCTCGACAAAGGCACGGCCGACGCGCTCTACCGCATGGTCTACGGCATCGTGTGCTTCGCCACGCTGTTCAGCCTGATCGGCACCGTCCTCGGCGGCATCTGGGCCGACCAATCGTGGGGCCGCTTCTGGGGCTGGGACCCGAAGGAAAACGGCGCGCTCATCATCGTGATTTGGAACGCCATCATCCTACACGCCCGCTGGGGCGGCATGGTGAAGGCGCGCGGCATGATGGCCATGGCGGTGTTCGGCAACATCGTCACGAGCTGGAGTTGGTTCGGCACGAACATGCTCGGCGTCGGCCTGCACAGCTACGGCTTCATGGAAGCCGCGTTCTATTGGCTGGTCGGCTTCGTGATCTCGCAGCTGCTGATCATCGCGCTCGCCGCGATCCCGCAGGACAAGTGGAAGAGTTCGTCGTCTGGCGAAGCCGCTACCTAA
- a CDS encoding cytochrome c3 family protein, with amino-acid sequence MKKPLRLLCRLLPLATFALSFTLIARAAEKTAPAAAEAANAPAVEAKAAVVPNSECMDCHEAEFKARKKGQPKEWVGVKPEVFAKSVHSKLNCVDCHADIKEAPHDSKVAPAQCASCHEKATTQFATSIHGMSHKMGSSDAASCTSCHGTHDIVPVKQIDSPVFKLNLTKTCGKCHDDPKLAKEYRMGQKDAALHYSDSIHGQALMLKGLIVAPSCNDCHGVHDIKRSIDKDSHTSHANIAKSCGTCHVGIEDTYNASVHGQLLAKGDKKGPVCIDCHSAHDIEKPKTAHFKELSDQSCGKCHEDRLEHYRDTYHGKAMALGRPNVASDVAACYDCHGHHDVFPVSDARSRLSKEKIVGTCQQCHKGATEKFTQFQAHANPMDGKNYPILNKVFLFMTCLLIGTFAFFGLHTVLWLVRSVYLYLTDSKTFREAVIKQHTDDVLYTRFTPFERFLHMLVVTSFLLLVITGMPLKFYYTSWAKMIFNLMGGAEVARTLHHFGAIMTFGYFVLHLSELAHSLWSNRKAIRNPETGKIEFMRIFRALFGPDSMAPSIQDWHDFVAHNKWFFGKGPRPQFDRWTYWERFDYLAVFWGVAMIGVSGLILWFPKFFTQFLPGWSINIAHVIHSDEALLAAGFIFTFHFFNTHFRIEKFPMDTVIFSGRISQTEMLHERKRWYDRLVKSGKLEDYKVKDEWQGRKKVATAAGFLFFGTGLVLLVLIVYAMVSRLVH; translated from the coding sequence ATGAAAAAGCCCCTTCGCCTCCTTTGTCGCCTCCTGCCCCTGGCGACGTTTGCGCTCTCCTTCACGTTGATCGCCCGGGCCGCGGAGAAGACCGCCCCTGCGGCGGCCGAGGCCGCGAACGCCCCCGCCGTAGAGGCGAAGGCCGCCGTCGTTCCCAACAGCGAGTGCATGGATTGCCACGAGGCCGAGTTCAAAGCGCGCAAGAAGGGCCAGCCGAAGGAGTGGGTGGGCGTGAAGCCCGAGGTCTTCGCCAAGTCCGTTCACAGCAAACTCAACTGCGTCGACTGCCACGCCGACATCAAGGAGGCGCCGCACGATTCGAAGGTCGCGCCCGCGCAATGCGCCTCGTGCCACGAGAAGGCCACGACGCAATTCGCCACGAGCATTCACGGCATGAGTCACAAAATGGGCTCCTCCGACGCCGCCTCGTGCACCAGCTGCCACGGCACGCACGACATCGTGCCGGTGAAGCAGATCGATTCCCCGGTTTTCAAACTCAACCTCACCAAGACCTGCGGCAAGTGCCACGACGACCCGAAGCTCGCGAAGGAATACCGCATGGGCCAGAAGGACGCTGCGCTGCACTACAGCGACAGCATCCACGGCCAGGCGCTGATGCTGAAGGGCCTGATCGTCGCCCCGTCCTGCAACGACTGCCACGGCGTCCACGACATCAAGCGTTCGATCGACAAGGACTCGCACACCAGCCACGCCAACATCGCCAAGTCCTGCGGCACCTGCCACGTCGGCATCGAGGACACCTACAACGCCAGCGTGCATGGCCAGCTCCTCGCCAAGGGCGACAAGAAGGGCCCGGTCTGCATCGATTGCCACAGCGCGCACGACATCGAGAAGCCGAAGACCGCGCACTTCAAGGAACTCAGCGACCAGAGCTGCGGCAAGTGCCACGAGGATCGCCTCGAACACTACCGCGACACCTACCACGGCAAGGCCATGGCGCTCGGGCGCCCGAACGTCGCCTCCGACGTCGCCGCCTGCTACGACTGCCACGGCCACCACGACGTGTTCCCCGTGAGCGACGCGCGCTCGCGTCTTTCGAAGGAGAAAATCGTCGGCACCTGTCAGCAGTGTCACAAGGGCGCGACCGAGAAGTTCACGCAGTTCCAGGCGCACGCGAACCCGATGGACGGGAAGAACTATCCGATCCTGAACAAGGTGTTCCTCTTCATGACGTGCCTGCTCATCGGCACCTTTGCATTCTTCGGCCTGCACACCGTCCTCTGGCTCGTTCGCTCGGTGTATCTCTACCTCACCGACTCGAAGACCTTCCGCGAGGCCGTCATCAAGCAGCACACCGATGACGTGCTCTACACGCGCTTCACGCCGTTCGAGCGCTTCCTCCACATGCTCGTGGTCACGAGCTTCCTGCTGCTCGTCATCACCGGCATGCCGCTGAAGTTCTACTACACGAGCTGGGCGAAGATGATCTTCAACCTCATGGGCGGCGCCGAAGTCGCGCGCACGCTGCACCACTTCGGTGCGATCATGACCTTCGGCTACTTCGTCCTGCACCTCTCCGAACTCGCGCACTCGCTCTGGAGCAACCGCAAGGCGATCCGCAATCCCGAGACGGGCAAGATCGAGTTCATGCGCATCTTCCGCGCTCTCTTCGGCCCCGACTCGATGGCGCCGTCGATCCAGGACTGGCACGACTTCGTGGCGCACAACAAATGGTTCTTCGGCAAGGGCCCGCGCCCGCAGTTCGACCGCTGGACGTATTGGGAGCGCTTCGACTATCTCGCGGTGTTCTGGGGCGTCGCGATGATCGGCGTCTCCGGCCTCATCCTGTGGTTCCCGAAGTTCTTCACCCAGTTCCTGCCCGGCTGGTCGATCAACATCGCCCACGTGATCCACTCCGACGAGGCGCTGCTCGCGGCCGGCTTCATCTTCACGTTCCACTTCTTCAACACGCATTTCCGCATCGAGAAGTTCCCGATGGATACCGTCATCTTCTCGGGCCGCATTTCGCAGACCGAAATGCTGCACGAGCGGAAGCGCTGGTATGACCGCCTCGTGAAGAGTGGCAAACTCGAGGACTACAAGGTCAAGGACGAGTGGCAGGGCCGCAAGAAGGTCGCGACCGCCGCCGGCTTCCTGTTCTTCGGCACCGGCCTCGTGCTCCTCGTGCTCATCGTCTACGCCATGGTTTCGCGGTTGGTCCACTAA